DNA from Kitasatospora acidiphila:
ACCCGTCCGCCGGCCGGATCGCCCTGGACGGCGTGGACCTGCGCGACCTCGCCACCGAGGAGCTGCGGCGCGGCGTGGTGATGGTGACCCAGGAGTCCTTCCTGTTCTCCGGCACCGTCGCGGAGAACATCGCGATCGGCCGCCCGGACGCCACCCGCGCCGAGATCGAGCAGGCCGCCCGGGAGATCGGCGCCCACGACTTCATCACCGCCCTGCCCGACGGCTACGACACCGACGTCCGCAAGCGCGGCGGCCGGATCTCCGCCGGCCAGCGCCAACTGGTCGCCTTCGCCCGCGCATTGCTCGCCGACCCCGCCGTCCTGATCCTCGACGAGGCCACCAGCTCCCTGGACATCCCCGGCGAACAGGCCGTCCAGCACGCCATGCGCACCGTCCTCGCCGGCCGCACCGCCGTGATCATCGCCCACCGGCTCTCCACCGTGGAGATCGCCGACCGCGTCCTGGTCATGGACCGCGGCCGGATCGTCGAGGACGGCACCCCGGCCGCCCTGATCGCCGGCACCGGCCGCTTCGCCCAGCTGCACTCGGCCTGGCGGGAGAGCCTGGTCTGAGCCGCGGTGCGCGGGAAGTCGGCCCACCCGACGTCCCGCGCACCTGCTTGGCGGGCCCGCTAGCGCAGCACCCCCGCGTCCATGCCCGCCGACTCCACCGGCAGTGCCACCAGGCCCAGTTCGGCCGAGGCGGCGAGCAGCGGGTGGGAGGGGAGGACGCGGACCGTGTAGCCGAACGGGCCGGTGCGGTTGAGCTCCAGGGTGCCCTCGTAGCGCTGGCAGCCGGTCAGGTCGGGGCCGCCGGCCGGCTTGAGGGTGCCCAGGTCGACCTCGCGGAGGCGGTCCTGTTCGTCGACCGTGCCGGAGACCACCTGCACCTCGACGTCCTCGGCGGTCAGGGTGCCCAGGGTCACCTGCACCTTGAGGGCCAGCGCGGTGCCGAGCTCGGCGGCCTCGGCGACCGCCGCGTCCACCGGGCCGACGGCGACCTGGGGCCAGGCCTGGCGGATCCGCGCCTTCCAGTCGGCCAGTTGCCGGGCGCCCGGGCCGTCCAGCCGGCGCTGGGCCTGCGCCGCCGGGGCGTAGAGCCGCTCCACGTACTCCCGGACCATCCGGCCGGCCGGCACCTTGGGGCCCAGGGTGGCCAGGGTGTGCCGGACCATGGCGATCCAGCGGTGCGGCAGCCCGTCCGGCCCGCGCTCGTAGTAGCGGGCCGCCACCTGGTGCTCGATCAGGTCGTAGAGCGCCGCGGCCTCGATGTCGTCGCGCTGGTCCTCGTCGATCCCCGCGGCGTCGGCGGTGGGGATCGCCCAGCCGTTGCGCCCGTCGTACCACTCGTCCCACCAGCCGTCCAGCACCGAGAGGTTGAGGCAGCCGTTGAGCGCCGCCTTCATCCCCGAGGTGCCGCAGGCCTCCAGCGGGCGCAGCGGGTTGTTCAGCCAGACGTCGCAGCCCGGGTAGAGGCGGGTGGCCATCGCCATGTCGTAGTCGGGCAGGAAGACGATCCGGTGCCGCACCGCCGGGTCGCCGGCGAACGCCACCAGCTGCTGGATCAGCCGCTTGCCGCCGTCGTCGGCCGGGTGCGCCTTGCCGGCCACCACGATCTGCACCGGGCGGGTCGGGTGCAGCAGCAGCGAGCGCAGCCGCTCCTGGTCCCGGAGCATCAGGGTGAGCCGCTTGTAGGAGGGCACCCGGCGGGCGAAGCCGATGGTGAGCACCTCCGGATCGAGTACCGCGCCGGTCCAGCCCAGTTCGGCCTCGCCGGCGCCTCGGGCCCGCCAGGAAGCGCGCAGCCGCCGCCGGGCCTCCTCGACCAGCTGGGCCCGCAGCCTGCCCCGGACCTCCCAGATCTCGCTGTCGTCGATGTGCTCCACGGCGCTCCACGGCCCGGCCTCGCCGGCCGTCATCGCCGCCTCGGCCTGGTCGGCGCCGATCCGGGCGGCACCGAGGCGGACCACCGCCGGGTCCATCCAGGTGGGCGCGTGCACCCCGTTGGTGACCGAGGTGATCGGCACCTCGGCTGGGTCGAAGCCGGGCCAGAGGGCTCCGAACATGCCGCGGCTGACCGCGCCGTGCAGAGTGGAGACGCCGTTCGCCCGCTGGGCCAGCCGCAGGCCCATGGCGGCCATGTTGAACAGCTTGGGGTCGCCGCCCGGCCAGTTCTCCAGGCCGAGCGCCAGCACCCGCTCCACCGGCACCCCGCGCAGCGCCGCGTCGCCGCTGAAGTGACGGGCCACCAGCTCGGCCTCGAAGCGGTCGATGCCGGCGGGCACCGGGGTGTGGGTGGTGAACAGGGTGCCGGCCCGCACCGCCTCCAGCGCGGCGCCGAAGTCGTGCCCGCGGTCGTCTGCCACCAGCTCGCGGATCCGCTCGACGCCCAGGAATCCGGCGTGGCCCTCGTTGGTGTGGAAGACCTCGGGCGCGGGGTGCCCGGTGATCCGGCAGAACGCCCGCACCGCGCGCACCCCGCCGATGCCCAGCAGCATCTCCTGGAGCAGCCGGTGCTCGCTGCCGCCGCCGTACAGCCGGTCGGTGACGTCCCGTTCGCCGGCCGCGTTGGCCGCCACGTCGGAGTCGAGCAGCAGCAGCGGCACCCGCCCGACCTGGGCCCGCCAGATCTGCGCGGCGAGCCGCCGCCCGGCGGGCAGCGCCAGCTCGACCCGGGCCGGGGTGCCGTCGGCCTCGCGCAGCAGGGTGACGGCCAGCTCCTCCGGGTCGAGCACCGGGTAGCGCTCCTGCTGCCAGCCGTCCCGGCTGAGCGACTGGCGGAAGTAGCCGTGCCGGTAGAACAGCCCGACCCCGATCAGCGGCACCCCGAGGTCGCTGGCGGCCTTGAGGTGGTCGCCGGCCAGGATGCCCAGGCCGCCGGAGTACTGCGGCAGCGCGGCGGCGATGCCGTACTCCGGCGAGAAGTAGGCGATGGCGGCCGGCAGCGCCTCGGCGCCCGGGGCCGACTGGTACCAGCGCGGCGCGCCCAGGTAGTCGGCCAGGTCGTCGGTGAGGTCGCCGAGGCGGCGCAGGAAGCGGCGGTCGCAGGCCAGTGCGGCGAGCCGGCGGGCCGGCACCTCGCCGAGCAGGCGGACCGGGTCCTCGCCGACGGCCTCCCAAACTCCCGGATCGACCGCGCGGAACAGCTCCCGGGTCTCCGGATGCCAGGACCAGCGCAGGTTGAGCGCGAGCTCGTGCAACGGCTGGAGCTGCTCGGGCAGGACGGTACGGACGGTGAATCTGCGGATGGCCTTCACGGCTCGAAGCGTAGACCGCCGGGGGTGGCTGATGTGGCGTCAACTCCCGTAGCTGCTACCCATTCGGGCGATTGAACAGATCACGTCCGGCGCAGTCGAAGCTCCCTGGGGCGCACACGGCGCACTTGCCCCGCAAGGCGCACGCCGGGCGCGGTTTTCCGCCACCCGGGGGTTGAGGCGATTGGCCGAACTGCTCCCCCGCACCACCGCGCTGGCCTCATACCGAGTGGTAAGAGCTACGAACAGTGCGAGGATGTGCACAGGCCGCGCTCGCAGGGTCGGCATGGGTGGCGATTCCCGTGCGGCTCGGCCGGTCCTCCGCGTCTCCGTTGCCTTCCCTGACCGTCCGTTAGCCCACTCGGCTCACCGGAGTACTCCCTGGTGGGTCGTCGCGTGTCCTCACCCCTACCCCGGTCGTTTCCGCGGGTGGGTCGGAATCGCCCTACCGGGCGTGCCACGAGGCCGCGCGCCGGGACGTGCGCCGTCTCACCGTCCCGGGCCCCGTGGGCGCCGCCAGCAGCAAAAACAGCTGTCGGCCATACCCCGGACACGGCGGTACGGGCAGGCACCGGTCGCTCCTCTGTCCCCCCACCCAGAAGTCCTCCGGCACTCCCCGGCGCCCTGACGCCCCGGGACTGCCGCCGATCTCGGGCAGGAGTCTCGGCATGCACGGCGATACACGGAATCAGTCCGCACTGGTGTCCGAAGGATTGGAGTCATCCGCCCTGCCTTCGGTATCGATTCCGGCCATAGCGGTACCGGCTCCCACCCCGCTGCGGCGCCGCGCCACCCGAACGGCCGAGACGCCCGCGCAGTCCGGCGGTGCCAAGCCCGCCACCCCCAGTGGCGCCAAGCCCGCCACTGCCAGGAAGCGCACGGCCGCGCCCCGGACGAAGACCAAGGAGAGCGACCCGATGATCGGTCGGATCCCCGTGCTCGACGTCGCCCCCGTGGTGGACGGCGGCCGACGCCCGGCCCGCGCGGTGGTCGGCGAGACCTTCCTGGTCACCGCGACGGTGTTCCGCGAGGGCCATGACGCGGTGGGCGCCAATGTGCTGCTGCGCGATCCCAAGGGCCGCGGCGGGCTGAGGGTTGCGATGCGGGAGCTGGCACCCGGCACCGACCGCTGGGGCGCCGAGGTCACGCCGACGGCCGAGGGCCGGTGGAGCTACACCGTGGAGGCCTGGAGCGATCCGGTGGCCACCTGGCGGCACGCGGCCGCCATCAAGATCCCGGCCGGGCAGGACGTCGGACTGATCCTGGAGGAGGGCGCGCTGCTGCTCGAGCGGGCCGCCGCCGAGGTGCCCAAGCGGGACGGGCGCCCGCTGGTGCTGCGCGCGGTCACCGCGCTGCGCGATCCGTCCCGCCCGCCGCTCACCCGGTTGGCCGCCGCGCTGACTCCCGAGGTGACCGCCGTGCTGGCCCGCCACCCGCTGCGGGAGCTGGTGACCTCCTCGGCGCCGCTGCCGCTGCAGGTGGAGCGGCGGCGGGCGCTGTACGGGTCGTGGTACGAGTTCTTTCCCCGTTCCGAGGGTGCCACCCTGAACCCGCCGAGGTCCGGGACGTTCCGGACGGCTGCCGAGCGGTTGCCGGCGATCGCCGCGATGGGCTTCGACGTGGTCTACCTGCCGCCGATCCACCCGATCGGGCAGGCCTACCGCAAGGGCCCCAACAACACCCTGACCCCGGGCCCCGACGACGTCGGCTCGCCGTGGGCGATCGGCTCCCCCGAGGGCGGCCACGACGCGATCCACCCGGACCTGGGCACCATCGAGGACTTCGACGCCTTCGTCGCCCGCGCCGGTGAACTCGGCCTGGAGATCGCCCTGGACTTCGCCCTCCAGGCCTCACCCGACCACCCCTGGGTCAACAAGCACCCCGAATGGTTCAGCCACCGCATCGACGGCACCATCGCCTACGCCGAGAACCCGCCCAAGAAGTACCAGGACATCTACCCCATCAACTTCGACCAGGACTTCGACGGCCTGGTGCGCGAGACGCTCAAGCTGCTGCGCCACTGGATGGGCCACGGCGTGCGGATCTTCCGGGTCGACAACCCGCACACCAAGCCCGTCCACTTCTGGGAGAAGGTGCTCGGCGAGATCAACCGCACCGACCCCGACATCATCTTCCTGGCCGAGGCCTTCACCCGCCCCGCCATGATGCACACCCTGGCGAAGATCGGCTTCCAGCAGTCCTACACCTACTTCACCTGGCGCAACAGCAAGCACGAACTCACCGAGTACCTCACCGAGCTGTCCGGTGCGGCGGCCGCCTACATGCGGCCCAACTTCTTCGCCAACACCCCGGACATCCTGCCCCGGCACCTGCAGCACACCGGCCCCGCCGCGTTCGCGGTCCGCGCGGTGCTGGCCGCCACCCTCTCCCCCAGCTGGGGCGTCTACGCGGGCTTCGAGCACGCCGAGTGCGTACCGGCCGGCCCGGACACCGAGGAGTACCTGGACTCGGAGAAGTACCAGCTGCGCCCGCGCGACTGGAC
Protein-coding regions in this window:
- the glgP gene encoding alpha-glucan family phosphorylase, whose translation is MKAIRRFTVRTVLPEQLQPLHELALNLRWSWHPETRELFRAVDPGVWEAVGEDPVRLLGEVPARRLAALACDRRFLRRLGDLTDDLADYLGAPRWYQSAPGAEALPAAIAYFSPEYGIAAALPQYSGGLGILAGDHLKAASDLGVPLIGVGLFYRHGYFRQSLSRDGWQQERYPVLDPEELAVTLLREADGTPARVELALPAGRRLAAQIWRAQVGRVPLLLLDSDVAANAAGERDVTDRLYGGGSEHRLLQEMLLGIGGVRAVRAFCRITGHPAPEVFHTNEGHAGFLGVERIRELVADDRGHDFGAALEAVRAGTLFTTHTPVPAGIDRFEAELVARHFSGDAALRGVPVERVLALGLENWPGGDPKLFNMAAMGLRLAQRANGVSTLHGAVSRGMFGALWPGFDPAEVPITSVTNGVHAPTWMDPAVVRLGAARIGADQAEAAMTAGEAGPWSAVEHIDDSEIWEVRGRLRAQLVEEARRRLRASWRARGAGEAELGWTGAVLDPEVLTIGFARRVPSYKRLTLMLRDQERLRSLLLHPTRPVQIVVAGKAHPADDGGKRLIQQLVAFAGDPAVRHRIVFLPDYDMAMATRLYPGCDVWLNNPLRPLEACGTSGMKAALNGCLNLSVLDGWWDEWYDGRNGWAIPTADAAGIDEDQRDDIEAAALYDLIEHQVAARYYERGPDGLPHRWIAMVRHTLATLGPKVPAGRMVREYVERLYAPAAQAQRRLDGPGARQLADWKARIRQAWPQVAVGPVDAAVAEAAELGTALALKVQVTLGTLTAEDVEVQVVSGTVDEQDRLREVDLGTLKPAGGPDLTGCQRYEGTLELNRTGPFGYTVRVLPSHPLLAASAELGLVALPVESAGMDAGVLR
- a CDS encoding alpha-1,4-glucan--maltose-1-phosphate maltosyltransferase; this encodes MIGRIPVLDVAPVVDGGRRPARAVVGETFLVTATVFREGHDAVGANVLLRDPKGRGGLRVAMRELAPGTDRWGAEVTPTAEGRWSYTVEAWSDPVATWRHAAAIKIPAGQDVGLILEEGALLLERAAAEVPKRDGRPLVLRAVTALRDPSRPPLTRLAAALTPEVTAVLARHPLRELVTSSAPLPLQVERRRALYGSWYEFFPRSEGATLNPPRSGTFRTAAERLPAIAAMGFDVVYLPPIHPIGQAYRKGPNNTLTPGPDDVGSPWAIGSPEGGHDAIHPDLGTIEDFDAFVARAGELGLEIALDFALQASPDHPWVNKHPEWFSHRIDGTIAYAENPPKKYQDIYPINFDQDFDGLVRETLKLLRHWMGHGVRIFRVDNPHTKPVHFWEKVLGEINRTDPDIIFLAEAFTRPAMMHTLAKIGFQQSYTYFTWRNSKHELTEYLTELSGAAAAYMRPNFFANTPDILPRHLQHTGPAAFAVRAVLAATLSPSWGVYAGFEHAECVPAGPDTEEYLDSEKYQLRPRDWTRTDTLAPLLTRLNELRRAHPALQELRNLAFLPTDNDQVIAYTKRTGEDEVIVVVNLDPWHPQEATVTLPSDGPFAVTDELSGEQYTWHRHNYVRLDPSASPAHLLTVRRISL